A DNA window from Calliphora vicina chromosome 1, idCalVici1.1, whole genome shotgun sequence contains the following coding sequences:
- the Alg9 gene encoding alpha-1,2-mannosyltransferase ALG9, with product MAPPAARQRYNANKQDNNVGSRKPPKKLNTTTAKKENKKLSNSNKSQQEPISNSEKSNVVPSVHTAFKTFVSARLCSAIWAYISDCDETYNYWEPLHYIINGHGLQTWEYSPQFALRSYTYLLLQGVPGWIYQKVFHPSPILIFYMVRCMLGFGSAVMERFMYKAICQEFGIHIGRLWLIFQLFSVGMFVSSTALLPSSFAMYFGCSALAAWWTQKYPLAVFFIAISALLGWPFAGLIGLPIAVDMLLRKRMFRTFFMWAGISAATIAIPMIVIDTSYFGKFTFAPLNIVIYNVFTSHGPNIFGTEPLSYYVINGFLNFNIVWLLALITPIMLIIDYFVVPAKSSSTLNFPRYLTLAPFYLWLLVFFAQPHKEERFLFPVYPLISLCGAITVDIFQRIFFRLKTLFVKIKNATSRAHYLDHTMFIAIFIMMISTLMGLSRVFALYRNYHAPMDLMMELTQFKTTPQYRQSQIYNVCIGKDWYRYPGSFFFPAQNFRLRFLKSEFNGMLPAYYSEGENATQIVHPYFNDMNKADERMYFPYENCDFLIDFDEGKYTELEPSYSKRTKDWSIMKSLPFLITEKSHRFYRAFYIPFLTDNYTKYGNFNLLKRKKMKLS from the exons CAATAGTAACAAAAGCCAACAAGAACCAATTTCAAATAGTGAGAAATCGAATGTAGTGCCAAGTGTCCATACAGCTTTCAAAACATTTGTTAGCGCCCGTTTATGTAGTGCCATTTGGGCCTATATATCGGACTGTGATGAAACGTATAATTATTGGGAACCATTGCACTATATTATAAATGGTCATGGCCTGCAGACCTGGGAGTACAGTCCACAATTCGCATTAAGATCTTACACTTATCTTTTGTTGCAAGGTGTGCCCGGTTGGATTTATCAAAAAGTATTTCACCCTAGTccaatattgattttttatatggtaCGTTGTATGCTTGGTTTTGGCAGTGCTGTAATGGAAAGATTTATGTACAA AGCCATTTGTCAAGAGTTTGGTATACATATTGGCCGTCTATGGTTAATATTTCAGCTTTTCAGTGTTGGCATGTTTGTTTCTAGTACTGCTCTATTGCCCTCATCTTTTGCTATGTATTTCGGTTGTTCCGCCTTGGCTGCTTGGTGGACTCAAAAGTATCCTTTAGCAGTATTTTTCATAGCCATTTCAGCATTATTGGGTTGGCCTTTTGCTGGTTTGATTGGCCTTCCTATAGCTGTGGATATGCTACTACGTAAACGCATGTTCCGTACTTTCTTTATGTGGGCCGGTATCTCGGCTGCTACCATTGCCATACCCATGATTGTCATTGATACTAGCTATTTTGGAAAATTCACCTTTGCTCCTTTGAACATTGTAATATATAACGTGTTTACTAGTCATGGTCCGAACATTTTTGGTACAGAACCTTTGAGTTACTATGtgataaatggatttttgaatttcaatattgtttgG CTTTTGGCTTTAATCACACCCATTATGTTAATTATTGACTACTTTGTGGTGCCAGCCAAATCAAGTTCAACTTTAAATTTTCCGCGCTACTTAACCTTAGCTCCATTTTATTTATGGCTTTTAGTATTTTTCGCCCAACCACATAAGGAAGAACGTTTTCTGTTTCCAGTCTATCCGTTGATATCTCTGTGTGGCGCTATTACAGTGGATATTTTTCAACGTATATTTTTCCGTCTTAAAACTCTGttcgtgaaaatcaaaaatgCCACTTCTAGAGCCCATTATTTGGACCACACAATGTTTATAGCTATTTTCATCATGATGATAAGTACTTTAATGGGTTTATCACGTGTATTTGCACTCTACAGAAACTATCATGCTCCCATGGATCTAATGATGGaattaacacaatttaaaaCCACTCCGCAATACAGacaaagccaaatatataaTGTTTGCATTGGCAAAGACTGGTATCGTTATCCTGGCAGTTTCTTCTTTCCCGCTCAAAACTTTCGGTTACGTTTTTTGAAATCAGAATTTAATGGAATGCTACCAGCCTACTACAGCGAAGGAGAAAATGCTACTCAAATAGTACATCCCTATTTCAATGATATGAATAAGGCAGATGAACGCATGTATTTCCCCTATGAAAATTGTGATTTTCTAATAGATTTCGATGAAGGAAAATACACTGAATTGGAGCCTAGCTACTCAAAGAGAACAAAAGATTGGTCTATAATGAAAAGTTTACCCTTTTTAATAACAGAAAAATCGCATAGATTTTATAGAGCATTTTATATACCATTTTTAACGGATAATTACACGAAGTATGGTAATTTTAATCTactaaaaagaaagaaaatgaaACTTAGTTAG